TTGCGGGGGTGGGGGTGGGGGTGGGGGTTGGGGTTGGGGTTGGGGTTGGGGTTGGGGTGTGGGTGTGGCCGGGGCTGATCCTGGTATCGGGACGGACGAGGGTGCCGTGGGAGCCGTAGGTGCCGCATGTATGTGGTGCGCGAGGTGGTCCAGATACTGACGTGCCGGTAGTGCCCGATACGACGCTCGTGGCAGGCACACCGTCCGCGCCACGTACACCGCCCCTGCTCCGTACACCGCTCCTGCCGCCCGCACCGGACAGGGCAGGCACCCCGACCGCGGCCTCGGCCCGCCCCCGGTCCTCAGCGCTCATCGACTTCGTCGCCCCGCCGTTCGCGGCGCAGCCGGAGCCGGAGCCGGAGCAGCTGCCCCGCGATGACCAGGATGGCGCCGCCGGCCAGCACCAGGCCGACGGCCGAGGTGCTGCTCAGCTCGCGACGCGGGGAGGCCTCGGCGACGGAAGCGGGGTGTACGGGCGCGGCGACTGGGGCAGCGACGGGGTCGGCCTGAGCGGGGTGGGCGGGTGGAGCGGCGTCGGGACGTATCCAAGCGCGGCCGGTCGGCCCCGTCGCCGGCCGGGCGTGCGGTACCGCGTCGACGAATGCCGTCGGTCGCAGGGCGGCCCGCCCGTCAGTGCGGCCGGCGAGCCGCGGGGCGACCGCGCCGCCGGGGGCGGCCGACGCGGGGGTGACGGAGACCGTTCCGGTCCCGGTGGCGCGTGCCTCTCCGCCGTGGGCGGGCGTCGTCATCACCGCGCAAGCCGCGACCGTGGCACAGAGAGCAAGTTGCCGTGAGCGCATGGTGAACCTCCGATAATTCCGAAGGTCCGCCCGCACGAGCCCGGCCGCATCCGGTGCGGTCCGAGGCTGCGCCGTTCGGGTGGGGGTTCGGGCGTGGGTGCCCCGGGAGGGGCCGGGCGCCGAATGAACCGGGAGGAGTCGGGCACCCAGTGATCCGGATCGCCCCGGCCGGCCTCACCCCGCCCCACGCCCGACGTCGACCGCCCAGGTCATGCGGCCTCGCCTCCCCCAGGTCATGCGGCCTCGCCGCCTCCCCAGGTCATGCGCCCCGGGCGCCGCTCACACCAGGTCGATGAGGTCCGCGATCGAGTCCACCACGCGGGAGGGCCGGAACGGGTGGCGCTCGATCTCGTCGGGGCGGGTCAGCCCGGTCAGCACGAGGAAGGTCTCCATGCCCGCCTCCAGGCCGGCCAGTACATCGGTGTCCATCCGGTCGCCGATCATGGCGGAGGTCTCGGAGTGGGCGCCGATGACATTCAGCCCGTGCCGCATCATCAGCGGGTTGGGCTTGCCGACGAAGTACGGCTCGACGCCCGTCGCCTTGGTGATCAGCGCGGCCACCGAGCCGGTCGCGGGCAGCGCGCCCTGCGGGGAGGGGCCGGTCTCGTCGGGGTTGGTGGCGATGAACCGCGCCCCGTCGTTGATCAGCCGGATCGCCTTCGTCAGCGCCTCGAAGCTGTAGGTGCGGGTCTCGCCGAGGACGACGTAGTCCGGGGAGTGGTCGGTCAGGACGTAGCCGATGTCGTGCAGGGCGGTGGTGAGGCCCGCCTCCCCGATGACGTACGCGGTGCCGCCGGGCCGCTGGTCGTCCAGGAACTGGG
This Streptomyces decoyicus DNA region includes the following protein-coding sequences:
- a CDS encoding HAD-IIA family hydrolase translates to MAERKPIESWLTDMDGVLMHEGVPVPGADAFIKRLRESGKPFLVLTNNSIYTPRDLHARLNRIGLEVPWESIWTSALATAQFLDDQRPGGTAYVIGEAGLTTALHDIGYVLTDHSPDYVVLGETRTYSFEALTKAIRLINDGARFIATNPDETGPSPQGALPATGSVAALITKATGVEPYFVGKPNPLMMRHGLNVIGAHSETSAMIGDRMDTDVLAGLEAGMETFLVLTGLTRPDEIERHPFRPSRVVDSIADLIDLV